The following are from one region of the Polyangiaceae bacterium genome:
- the rimM gene encoding 16S rRNA processing protein RimM encodes MKPIEIGRVGRAHGLSGEVRVHLHWDGSDALYQATEVALELPDGSQRQLAVEAARPTNKAVLLKLVGVDGRSAAEALSGAKVWVPREALPPLEDGEYYLSDLVGARVMAPDGEVGEVVEVRLHPSVDAIVVRLVSGELVEQVLAEPWLGRVDVEAGVVELTSRDGLFA; translated from the coding sequence TTGAAGCCGATCGAGATCGGTCGCGTCGGACGCGCTCACGGCCTATCCGGTGAGGTGCGAGTGCATCTCCATTGGGATGGGAGCGACGCGCTGTACCAGGCGACCGAGGTCGCGCTGGAGCTGCCGGACGGTAGCCAGCGGCAGCTTGCTGTCGAGGCCGCACGACCGACGAACAAGGCGGTGCTGCTGAAGCTGGTTGGGGTGGATGGTCGAAGCGCCGCGGAAGCACTCTCGGGGGCCAAGGTCTGGGTGCCGCGCGAGGCCCTGCCGCCGCTGGAAGACGGCGAGTACTACCTTTCCGATCTGGTCGGCGCCCGGGTGATGGCCCCCGACGGCGAGGTGGGGGAGGTCGTCGAGGTGCGCCTTCACCCGAGCGTGGATGCCATCGTGGTGCGGCTCGTCAGCGGGGAGCTCGTGGAGCAGGTGCTGGCGGAGCCGTGGCTCGGGCGAGTGGACGTGGAAGCCGGCGTCGTGGAGCTGACGTCCCGGGACGGGCTGTTCGCATGA
- the xerD gene encoding site-specific tyrosine recombinase XerD — protein MGVRLDASVDAFLDHLRVERALSPHTVAAYGRDLAKLVGFAEEQGVTRPEDVDLGLFSGWLSSLAHSGLGARSAARHLSSARGLMRFLLREGVLTADPTTQAARPRSGRKLPHTLAEHELVRLIEAPDASTLRGLRDRAMLSVAYAAGLRVSELVGLTLADVDFERGVLAVTGKGGKRRLVPMGEVALEHLEAYLAARDEEQERTAVLFPSPRGGRLTRQAFWKIVRRTARAAGIRGSVHPHKLRHSFATHLLAGGADLRSVQLLLGHSDVATTEIYTHVTRDHVRRAHQRSHPRG, from the coding sequence TTGGGCGTGCGCCTGGATGCCTCCGTGGATGCTTTCCTCGACCACCTGCGGGTGGAGCGGGCGCTCTCGCCCCACACCGTGGCAGCCTATGGCCGCGACCTCGCGAAGCTGGTGGGCTTCGCGGAAGAACAGGGCGTGACACGGCCGGAGGACGTCGATCTGGGTCTGTTCAGCGGCTGGCTCTCGTCCCTGGCCCACAGCGGGCTGGGCGCTCGAAGCGCGGCGCGGCATCTGTCGTCGGCACGCGGACTGATGCGATTCCTGCTGCGGGAGGGGGTGCTGACGGCGGACCCGACGACCCAAGCGGCGCGGCCGCGGTCGGGACGAAAGCTCCCCCACACGCTGGCGGAGCACGAGCTGGTGCGGCTGATCGAGGCGCCGGACGCCAGCACCCTGCGCGGCCTCCGGGATCGGGCGATGCTCAGCGTGGCCTACGCCGCGGGGCTGCGGGTGAGCGAGCTGGTCGGCCTGACGCTGGCAGACGTGGACTTCGAACGGGGCGTCTTGGCGGTGACGGGCAAGGGCGGCAAACGGCGGCTGGTCCCCATGGGAGAGGTCGCCCTCGAGCATCTGGAGGCGTATTTGGCGGCGCGGGACGAGGAGCAGGAGCGGACCGCGGTGCTGTTCCCCTCCCCGCGGGGCGGGCGTCTGACGCGACAGGCGTTTTGGAAGATCGTGCGACGCACGGCGCGGGCGGCGGGGATCCGGGGCTCGGTCCACCCCCACAAGCTGCGCCATTCCTTCGCCACCCACCTGCTCGCCGGGGGAGCGGATTTGCGCAGTGTTCAGCTGCTCTTGGGCCACAGCGACGTGGCCACCACGGAGATCTACACCCACGTCACCCGCGACCATGTTCGTCGCGCTCACCAACGCTCGCACCCGCGGGGGTAG
- a CDS encoding N-formylglutamate amidohydrolase encodes MSVQPESTAAVFEVHEPAAKEIPVVVEVPHAGLSVDATSMATLCAPVRALARDADLYVDELYVDAPAEGATLLASKVSRYVCDLNRSAQDVDGLTVEGKGTRPYPHGLIWRSTTDDLPALERALPPAELERRLEAIYRPYHLTLSQLLQRKQERFGYVILLCGHSMPSRGRPGHADPGQLRADVVPGSRGGTSADRAVLDCTERVCRERGWSVDHDNPYKGGFSTGHYGRPRQGQHAIQIEISRRLYMDERTLAKKPKDFAETRAFCRTLVAQLGKLALA; translated from the coding sequence GTGAGCGTTCAACCGGAAAGTACCGCGGCGGTGTTCGAGGTCCACGAGCCCGCAGCGAAGGAGATCCCCGTCGTCGTGGAGGTGCCCCACGCGGGCCTCTCGGTGGACGCCACCTCGATGGCCACGCTGTGTGCCCCGGTGCGTGCGCTGGCGCGGGACGCGGACCTGTACGTGGACGAGCTGTACGTCGACGCGCCCGCTGAAGGCGCCACGCTGCTCGCGTCCAAGGTCAGTCGCTACGTCTGCGACCTGAACCGTTCCGCTCAGGACGTCGATGGCCTCACGGTGGAGGGCAAGGGCACGCGGCCCTATCCCCACGGCCTGATCTGGCGTTCGACCACGGACGACCTGCCCGCCCTGGAGCGGGCGCTGCCGCCGGCGGAGCTCGAGCGGCGCCTGGAGGCCATCTATCGGCCCTACCACCTCACGCTGAGCCAGTTGCTGCAACGCAAGCAGGAGCGGTTTGGCTACGTGATCCTGCTGTGCGGACACTCGATGCCGTCCCGTGGTCGGCCGGGACACGCGGATCCGGGGCAGCTGCGAGCGGACGTGGTGCCCGGAAGCCGAGGGGGAACGAGCGCGGACCGGGCGGTGCTCGACTGTACGGAACGCGTGTGCCGCGAGCGGGGCTGGAGCGTGGATCACGACAACCCCTACAAGGGCGGGTTCTCCACTGGCCACTACGGTCGCCCCCGGCAGGGGCAGCACGCGATCCAGATCGAAATCAGCCGGAGGCTCTACATGGACGAGCGGACGCTCGCCAAAAAGCCTAAAGATTTCGCTGAGACCCGGGCATTCTGTCGAACGCTGGTGGCGCAGCTGGGAAAGCTCGCGCTAGCATGA
- a CDS encoding aminodeoxychorismate/anthranilate synthase component II — protein sequence MVSGHGTAPEVSGVSFDAAEAGCDASAVPTRVVVIDNYDSFTFNLVQYIESLGARADVRLNDATTAAAVLADAPDGVLLSPGPGTPDDAGITLELIRVAAGKLPIFGVCLGHQSIAQAWGGQIVRAKRLMHGKTSPIEHDGRGVFRELPSPFEATRYHSLLVEPSSVPACLEVSARTREGEIMGLRHRELAVEGVQFHPESILTDHGLRLIENWLASL from the coding sequence ATGGTATCGGGGCACGGGACGGCACCCGAAGTTTCCGGGGTCTCGTTTGACGCCGCGGAAGCGGGATGCGACGCTTCTGCCGTGCCGACCCGTGTCGTGGTGATCGACAACTACGACTCCTTCACCTTCAACCTGGTGCAGTACATCGAGTCCCTCGGCGCCCGGGCGGACGTGCGTTTGAATGACGCCACCACCGCGGCAGCAGTGCTGGCCGACGCGCCCGACGGCGTGCTGCTGTCCCCCGGGCCGGGCACCCCGGACGACGCCGGCATCACCCTGGAGCTCATCCGCGTTGCGGCGGGCAAGCTGCCCATCTTCGGCGTGTGCCTCGGGCATCAGTCCATCGCCCAGGCTTGGGGCGGGCAGATCGTACGGGCCAAGCGGCTGATGCACGGCAAGACCTCCCCCATCGAGCACGACGGCCGTGGCGTGTTTCGAGAGCTGCCCTCCCCCTTCGAAGCGACGCGCTATCATTCGCTCCTGGTGGAGCCCTCGAGCGTGCCCGCTTGCCTGGAGGTGAGCGCTCGCACCAGGGAGGGCGAGATCATGGGCCTCCGCCACCGTGAGCTCGCGGTGGAGGGCGTTCAGTTCCACCCCGAGAGCATCCTCACCGACCACGGCCTCCGGCTGATCGAAAACTGGCTCGCCTCCCTATGA
- a CDS encoding KH domain-containing protein — MALKELISTIAKALVDDPDSVEVTEIEGDHNSLIELKVAKSDIGKVIGKDGRTAQSMRTILTAASTKLGRRAHLDIVD; from the coding sequence ATGGCCTTGAAGGAATTGATCTCGACCATTGCGAAGGCACTCGTCGACGACCCTGACAGCGTCGAAGTGACCGAAATCGAAGGCGACCACAACTCGCTCATCGAGCTGAAGGTCGCCAAGAGCGACATCGGCAAAGTGATTGGCAAGGACGGGCGTACCGCTCAGTCCATGCGCACGATTTTGACGGCGGCGTCCACCAAGCTCGGGCGTCGCGCGCACCTCGACATCGTCGATTGA
- a CDS encoding methyltransferase, producing the protein MAAFAAECDRGRSVVDLGAGVGAVALALSHFAPGARLELVERDDTLATLAEENLSLAHADGHVHRVDLEQHGLPEALRGKADLVVSNPPYFEPGTTREPSQPRQRAADVGSLSPFLRAAAAALGSRGRAAFVYPARSLPLLLARAESAGLAAKRLRLVHSTAQSPARLALIELRPGKSGGLSIEPPLVEWCEPGKRSSELGALTEGRAVGRT; encoded by the coding sequence TTGGCGGCGTTCGCGGCCGAGTGCGATCGCGGTCGCAGCGTGGTGGACCTCGGTGCCGGCGTGGGCGCGGTGGCCCTTGCGCTGTCCCACTTCGCGCCCGGCGCTCGGCTGGAGTTGGTGGAGCGAGACGACACCCTCGCCACGCTCGCCGAGGAGAACTTGAGCTTGGCGCACGCTGATGGGCACGTGCACCGGGTGGACCTCGAGCAACATGGCCTGCCAGAAGCCCTGCGGGGCAAGGCCGACCTGGTCGTATCCAACCCGCCCTATTTCGAGCCCGGCACAACGCGCGAGCCGAGCCAGCCGCGGCAACGCGCGGCGGACGTGGGCAGCCTGTCGCCCTTCTTGAGGGCGGCGGCCGCCGCCCTCGGCAGCCGTGGCCGCGCTGCATTCGTGTACCCGGCCCGTAGCTTGCCGTTGCTCCTCGCTCGAGCCGAGAGCGCCGGCCTGGCTGCCAAGCGGCTCCGGCTGGTGCACTCCACGGCCCAGAGCCCGGCGCGCTTGGCACTCATCGAGCTACGCCCCGGAAAGAGCGGCGGGCTGAGCATCGAGCCGCCCCTGGTGGAGTGGTGCGAGCCCGGCAAGCGATCGAGCGAGCTCGGCGCGCTCACCGAGGGCCGAGCAGTCGGTCGAACGTGA
- a CDS encoding tetratricopeptide repeat protein, whose protein sequence is MSLSLRLTLFACFLSTVASAAGASPEQLLDQGRALRQSGRFDDAVKVLRKSYGRARSGDVAAAVRYEAARSLIEAGKQKQALAECRTLGPVAPAKADACRAEAYLLWRRASLALPSAERALSRAPKDYDALVAKGRALRQMGKPKEAEQALRDALTSDGKRYEAHLELGELLSAQGQKKRAIAELEKAHQLAPREPAPLLVLGQELPAGKAAAAHLAEAIKIRPQYGAAHARLGEVLLAQGDTAGAEAALQKALAVDGKQADWRAALGRVLLAKGDATAALAEAQAALKLVSNNGAAKLVAADALAAKGDIDLAIEAYEQAHGYARTDPTPLVHAAKACLAQARPTTARAFADRATQSFPKHGPGWEVLGDVHAHAKETAAARKAYLHALKSTGTDRARVQKKLAALK, encoded by the coding sequence ATGTCCCTCAGCCTTCGCCTCACCCTGTTCGCGTGTTTCTTGAGCACGGTCGCGAGCGCCGCCGGCGCTTCCCCCGAGCAACTCCTCGACCAGGGTCGCGCACTGCGTCAATCCGGCCGTTTCGACGACGCGGTGAAGGTTCTGCGCAAGAGCTACGGGCGGGCCCGCAGTGGCGACGTCGCCGCCGCGGTGCGCTACGAGGCGGCTCGGAGCCTGATCGAGGCGGGCAAGCAGAAGCAAGCGCTGGCGGAGTGCCGCACGCTCGGGCCCGTGGCGCCCGCCAAGGCCGACGCCTGCCGCGCCGAAGCGTACCTACTCTGGCGCCGTGCATCCCTGGCGCTGCCCTCGGCGGAGCGCGCGCTGTCCCGGGCGCCCAAGGACTACGACGCCCTGGTCGCCAAGGGCCGCGCGCTGCGGCAGATGGGCAAGCCGAAAGAGGCCGAGCAAGCGTTGCGCGACGCGCTCACGAGCGACGGGAAACGCTACGAGGCGCACCTCGAGCTGGGCGAGCTGCTCAGCGCCCAGGGCCAGAAGAAACGCGCGATCGCGGAGCTCGAGAAAGCGCATCAGCTGGCGCCCCGCGAGCCCGCGCCGCTGTTGGTGTTGGGCCAGGAGCTTCCCGCCGGCAAAGCGGCAGCGGCTCACCTGGCGGAGGCGATCAAGATCCGCCCGCAGTACGGCGCCGCCCACGCGCGCCTCGGAGAGGTGCTGCTCGCGCAAGGAGACACCGCCGGCGCCGAAGCGGCGCTGCAGAAAGCGCTGGCCGTGGATGGCAAGCAAGCGGATTGGCGAGCTGCCCTGGGACGCGTGCTGCTGGCAAAGGGTGACGCCACGGCGGCTCTGGCGGAAGCCCAGGCGGCGCTCAAGCTCGTCAGCAACAATGGCGCGGCCAAGCTCGTAGCGGCGGACGCGCTGGCGGCGAAGGGCGACATCGATCTGGCCATCGAGGCCTACGAGCAGGCTCACGGTTACGCGCGCACGGATCCCACGCCCTTGGTCCACGCTGCCAAGGCGTGCTTGGCCCAAGCGCGACCCACGACGGCGCGCGCTTTCGCCGACCGCGCGACTCAGTCGTTCCCCAAGCACGGCCCTGGTTGGGAGGTGCTTGGCGACGTGCACGCGCATGCCAAGGAGACGGCGGCAGCCCGCAAGGCCTATCTGCACGCGTTGAAGAGCACGGGCACCGATCGAGCTCGGGTGCAGAAGAAGCTCGCTGCGCTCAAATGA
- the trmD gene encoding tRNA (guanosine(37)-N1)-methyltransferase TrmD, with the protein MKVGVVTLFPELFASFLEVSFVGRAIERGVLQVHLEALRAHGLGNYATVDDTPYGGGSGMVMRVDCVVAAMESAERALGGRAHRVLLTPQGRRLDQTLLGELATKERVLLVCGRYEGFDERTRQCVDSEVSLGDFVLTGGEVAAMAIVEGTVRLLPGVLGNDASPTEESFGPDWGGLLEYPQYTRPAEFRGMDVPDVLKSGDHKKIAQWRREQALARTRERRPDLLEDDE; encoded by the coding sequence ATGAAGGTCGGCGTCGTCACGCTGTTCCCGGAGCTGTTCGCCTCCTTCTTGGAGGTGAGCTTCGTCGGCCGGGCCATCGAGCGCGGAGTGCTCCAAGTGCACCTGGAAGCGCTGCGCGCCCATGGGCTGGGGAACTACGCGACGGTGGACGACACGCCTTACGGTGGCGGCTCCGGCATGGTGATGCGCGTGGACTGCGTCGTTGCGGCCATGGAGAGCGCAGAACGCGCGCTTGGGGGAAGAGCCCACCGCGTGCTGCTCACGCCTCAGGGACGCCGGCTGGACCAGACCTTGCTCGGAGAGCTGGCGACCAAGGAGCGAGTGCTACTCGTGTGCGGCCGCTACGAGGGCTTCGACGAGCGCACTCGCCAGTGCGTGGACAGCGAGGTATCCCTGGGTGACTTCGTGCTCACCGGGGGAGAGGTGGCGGCGATGGCGATCGTCGAAGGGACGGTTCGTCTGCTCCCGGGCGTGCTGGGCAATGACGCGTCTCCCACGGAAGAGTCTTTCGGACCGGACTGGGGAGGGCTCCTGGAGTACCCGCAGTACACGCGGCCCGCCGAGTTTCGCGGGATGGACGTGCCGGACGTGCTGAAGAGCGGGGACCACAAGAAGATCGCCCAGTGGCGTCGTGAACAAGCGCTGGCGCGCACGCGGGAGCGCCGCCCCGATCTGTTGGAGGACGACGAATGA
- a CDS encoding alpha/beta hydrolase gives MPELETRTLTSHDGTTIAYHDSGGDGPPLVLANGLGGPFHAWHHQVEYLRDRYRIVSWDYRGLYGSGPPPGSPPEVDVSAQVGDLEAVLEATGIERAAFIGWSMGVQVVLELYEKHPEMVSHLVLVNGTFGRPFETVAVPLASRIVPRLLNQSRRFGGTGSRLLRRATRWPETVLWLKRLGIIGSTLDEETFREIAAEFGEVDLELYLATLRALGDHDAAHVLETIAVPTLVITGDRDAFTPRQIAQQMARRIPGGEILVVRGATHYTALEYPELVNLRIEKFFREHEY, from the coding sequence ATGCCGGAGCTCGAAACCCGGACGCTGACCTCCCACGATGGGACCACCATCGCCTATCACGACAGTGGTGGCGACGGGCCGCCCCTCGTCCTCGCCAATGGTCTCGGAGGGCCGTTCCACGCCTGGCACCACCAGGTGGAATACCTCCGCGATCGCTACCGCATCGTGAGCTGGGACTACCGCGGACTGTATGGGTCCGGCCCGCCCCCGGGCAGCCCGCCCGAGGTCGATGTCTCTGCTCAGGTTGGCGATCTGGAGGCGGTGCTGGAAGCCACCGGTATCGAGCGGGCCGCCTTCATTGGTTGGAGCATGGGAGTTCAAGTGGTGCTCGAGCTCTACGAGAAGCACCCGGAGATGGTCAGCCACCTGGTGCTGGTGAACGGCACCTTCGGTCGCCCCTTCGAGACCGTGGCGGTGCCTTTGGCGTCTCGCATCGTGCCCCGCCTCTTGAACCAGAGCCGCCGCTTTGGCGGTACCGGCTCGCGGCTCTTGCGCCGAGCGACGCGCTGGCCCGAAACCGTGCTCTGGCTCAAGCGCCTCGGCATCATCGGCAGCACCCTCGACGAAGAGACCTTCCGCGAGATCGCCGCCGAGTTCGGCGAGGTGGATCTGGAGCTGTACCTGGCGACGCTGCGCGCCCTCGGCGATCACGACGCCGCCCACGTGCTCGAGACCATCGCGGTGCCCACGCTCGTGATCACCGGGGACCGCGACGCGTTCACTCCTCGGCAGATCGCGCAGCAGATGGCGCGACGCATCCCCGGCGGCGAAATCCTCGTGGTCCGCGGCGCCACGCACTACACCGCCCTCGAGTATCCCGAGCTCGTGAACCTCCGCATCGAGAAGTTCTTCCGCGAGCACGAGTATTGA
- a CDS encoding indole-3-glycerol-phosphate synthase, protein MGVLEKILTQKQRELDALAARELPAPPPRRPVALARRRGEPLRLIAEIKLRSPSAGALSCELSVAERARAYERAGASMISVLTDSEFFAGAWEHLGEARSATSLPILCKEFVIDERQLDAARAYGADAVLLIVRCLAAERVPALIAAAAARDLVPLVEVATHDEARLALDAGAKLVGVNVRDLDSLDMNPERARRVLASLPSWAAAVHLSGLGDPDAVAKVADSRASAALIGEALMRQADPLPLLAAMRDRAG, encoded by the coding sequence GTGGGGGTGCTGGAAAAAATCCTGACCCAGAAGCAGCGGGAGCTCGACGCCCTCGCGGCACGCGAGCTGCCGGCGCCGCCGCCGCGCCGTCCCGTCGCTCTCGCGCGCCGCCGGGGAGAGCCGCTCCGGCTGATCGCGGAGATCAAGCTCCGGTCGCCCTCCGCCGGCGCCTTGAGCTGCGAGCTGTCCGTGGCCGAGCGGGCCCGCGCCTACGAGCGCGCCGGTGCCAGCATGATCAGCGTGCTGACGGACTCGGAGTTCTTCGCCGGTGCGTGGGAGCACCTGGGCGAAGCCCGCAGCGCGACGTCGCTTCCGATCCTGTGCAAGGAGTTCGTCATCGACGAGCGCCAGCTCGATGCCGCGCGGGCGTACGGGGCCGACGCCGTGCTGCTCATCGTGCGCTGTCTCGCCGCCGAGCGTGTGCCGGCGCTGATTGCCGCAGCCGCCGCGCGGGATCTCGTGCCCCTCGTGGAAGTGGCGACCCACGACGAGGCGCGCCTGGCCCTCGACGCGGGCGCCAAGCTCGTGGGCGTCAATGTGCGGGACCTCGACTCCCTGGACATGAACCCGGAGCGGGCGCGACGGGTGCTCGCGTCGTTGCCGAGCTGGGCCGCAGCCGTCCACCTCTCCGGCCTGGGCGACCCCGACGCCGTGGCCAAGGTCGCCGACAGCCGCGCTTCCGCGGCGCTCATCGGTGAAGCCTTGATGCGACAGGCCGACCCGCTCCCGCTGCTCGCCGCGATGCGCGACCGCGCCGGCTAA
- the rpmB gene encoding 50S ribosomal protein L28, whose product MARSEITGKRRMRARNVSHSNIHTPRWQNVNVQRRRLWVPELGRYVTLKLTTKDLKTIDKVGLVSFAKKNGLSLS is encoded by the coding sequence ATGGCCCGAAGCGAGATCACAGGAAAGCGCCGGATGCGTGCCCGTAACGTGTCCCACTCCAACATCCACACGCCGCGGTGGCAGAACGTCAACGTGCAGCGTCGTCGCCTGTGGGTGCCGGAGCTGGGTCGCTACGTGACGCTCAAGCTCACCACGAAGGACCTGAAGACCATCGATAAGGTCGGCCTGGTGTCCTTCGCCAAAAAGAACGGCCTCAGCCTTTCTTGA
- a CDS encoding DUF72 domain-containing protein: MHLSVGTVELRGDFSRYTKNFDLLEVRTDAGRAPRTARLAGWKSSAPEGFVFSVVLPSEVTQLETEPSEEALRRALAAAETLDARWIVARTPASVTPTARSRSRLSQLVALLPKQRNIAWEPAGLWEDAAAESLAAELGVVLVRDLGHAEPAPGSRIYTRLRGLGHGGRIPAGAVDLVADRLMECEEAAVVVEGSGAMNVARALRQQLGEMEEE; this comes from the coding sequence ATGCACCTTTCCGTCGGCACGGTGGAGCTCCGAGGCGACTTCTCCCGCTACACGAAGAACTTCGACCTGCTCGAAGTGCGCACGGACGCGGGCCGCGCACCCCGCACCGCGCGCCTCGCTGGCTGGAAGAGCTCCGCCCCGGAGGGGTTCGTGTTCAGCGTGGTGCTGCCCTCCGAGGTCACCCAGCTGGAAACGGAGCCTTCCGAAGAGGCCCTGCGCCGCGCCTTGGCGGCAGCGGAGACGCTCGACGCCCGCTGGATCGTGGCGCGCACGCCCGCCTCCGTCACACCCACCGCCCGCTCTCGCAGCCGCCTCTCGCAGCTCGTTGCGCTGCTTCCGAAGCAGCGCAACATCGCCTGGGAGCCCGCAGGTCTGTGGGAGGATGCCGCCGCGGAATCCCTAGCCGCGGAGCTCGGCGTGGTGCTGGTGCGGGATCTGGGACACGCCGAACCAGCGCCCGGGAGCCGTATCTACACGCGTCTCCGGGGGCTCGGCCATGGCGGCCGAATTCCCGCCGGCGCAGTGGATCTCGTTGCGGACCGGCTGATGGAGTGCGAAGAAGCTGCCGTCGTCGTGGAGGGTAGCGGAGCCATGAACGTCGCTCGCGCTCTGCGCCAGCAGCTGGGCGAGATGGAGGAGGAATGA
- a CDS encoding RNA methyltransferase, translating into MRSVAALLAHHPVLDRQREVVTTAITNLDLHDISRSAYTYGLSHLFVAHPVQAQRELALRVRSHWTEGSGAKRIPDRKPAMGILTVVTSLDDALAELGQPEIWVTSAQAGDRPSLSYEAARDALKDEGPSVLIVFGTGWGLAPSVLERAAAQLEPVKSPRADGYNHLSVRAAAAITFDRLLGPR; encoded by the coding sequence ATGAGGAGCGTTGCCGCGCTGCTCGCGCATCATCCGGTGCTGGATCGGCAGCGCGAGGTGGTCACCACGGCGATCACGAATCTCGATCTGCACGACATCTCGCGCAGTGCCTACACCTACGGTCTGAGCCATTTGTTCGTGGCGCATCCGGTGCAAGCGCAGCGTGAGCTCGCGCTCCGGGTCCGGAGCCACTGGACCGAGGGCAGCGGAGCAAAGCGCATTCCGGATCGCAAGCCCGCGATGGGGATCCTCACCGTGGTGACGAGCCTCGACGACGCGCTGGCCGAGCTGGGGCAGCCGGAAATCTGGGTCACCAGCGCACAGGCGGGCGACCGGCCGTCGCTCTCTTACGAAGCAGCTCGGGACGCCCTGAAAGACGAGGGCCCCAGCGTTCTGATCGTGTTCGGCACCGGTTGGGGGCTGGCCCCCAGCGTGCTCGAACGCGCCGCTGCGCAACTCGAACCGGTGAAGTCTCCGCGCGCCGACGGCTACAACCATCTCTCCGTGCGTGCCGCCGCCGCCATCACGTTCGACCGACTGCTCGGCCCTCGGTGA
- a CDS encoding PilZ domain-containing protein, translating into MFDRRTSFRKPIRMFFNKYLDGYPHLCRSVDLSDSGLLAVSYSEPEGAMESFPISLRLPGDPSPVWVWARGVWRKDRTQAIEFVSTAPDDAHRLERFLAVA; encoded by the coding sequence ATGTTCGATCGGCGCACCTCGTTCCGTAAGCCCATCCGCATGTTCTTCAACAAGTACCTCGATGGGTATCCGCACCTGTGCCGCAGCGTGGACCTGTCCGACTCGGGGCTCTTGGCCGTCAGCTACAGCGAGCCCGAAGGTGCGATGGAGTCGTTCCCGATCTCGCTGCGGCTGCCCGGAGATCCGTCCCCCGTCTGGGTCTGGGCCCGCGGCGTGTGGCGCAAGGATCGCACGCAAGCGATCGAGTTCGTCAGCACCGCGCCCGACGACGCCCACCGCCTCGAGCGCTTCCTGGCGGTCGCCTAA
- the trpD gene encoding anthranilate phosphoribosyltransferase: MTKFADVYAELESPAGISPATVRRVFDAILAGEWTPVQVAGFAVALRLRGESAEIIAAAAESMRAAMVAVDHGLERVMDTCGTGGDGSGTLNLSTAAAVVVAAAGVAVAKHGNRAVSSRSGSADVLEALGVPVDLPAAAAPQVLREANIAFLMAPVHHPAMRHGGVARRELGIRTIFNCLGPLANPARATHQLLGAYDDALRPVLAETLRSLGVRRAWVVRGADGLDEVSPYGPTRVTELHDGELRELSVTPEDFGLPTSAAGAAAGGSADENADILRRILTGEAHAARDAILLNAAAALCVAEGLSPKDAAERARSALSSGAAGDTLERWKQSAAAHRG, encoded by the coding sequence ATGACCAAATTCGCCGACGTCTACGCCGAGCTCGAGAGCCCCGCCGGCATCTCCCCGGCGACGGTGCGCCGGGTGTTCGACGCCATCCTCGCCGGAGAATGGACGCCGGTGCAGGTGGCGGGCTTCGCCGTCGCCCTGCGGCTCCGGGGCGAGAGCGCCGAGATCATCGCGGCCGCCGCGGAATCGATGCGCGCGGCGATGGTGGCGGTGGATCACGGCCTCGAGCGCGTGATGGACACCTGCGGCACCGGCGGCGACGGCAGCGGTACGTTGAACCTGTCCACCGCCGCGGCGGTGGTCGTCGCCGCCGCCGGCGTGGCCGTCGCCAAGCACGGCAATCGCGCCGTCTCCAGCCGCTCGGGCAGCGCCGACGTGTTGGAAGCGCTCGGCGTCCCGGTGGATCTCCCCGCCGCCGCCGCTCCCCAGGTGCTGCGCGAGGCGAACATCGCGTTCCTGATGGCGCCGGTGCATCATCCGGCGATGCGCCACGGCGGCGTGGCCCGCCGAGAGCTCGGTATCCGCACCATCTTCAACTGCCTGGGCCCGCTGGCGAACCCCGCGCGGGCCACGCATCAGCTCCTCGGCGCCTACGACGACGCCCTGCGTCCGGTGCTCGCGGAGACGCTCCGCAGCCTGGGAGTGCGCCGGGCGTGGGTGGTGCGCGGTGCCGACGGCCTCGACGAGGTGAGCCCCTACGGCCCTACGCGCGTCACCGAGCTGCACGACGGCGAGCTGCGGGAGCTGAGCGTCACGCCGGAAGATTTCGGCCTGCCGACGAGCGCCGCGGGTGCCGCCGCGGGGGGCAGCGCCGACGAGAACGCGGACATCCTCCGGCGTATCTTGACGGGCGAGGCCCACGCCGCCCGGGACGCGATCCTGCTCAATGCCGCCGCCGCCCTGTGCGTGGCCGAGGGCCTGTCGCCCAAGGACGCAGCGGAGCGCGCTCGCAGCGCGCTGTCCTCCGGCGCCGCGGGAGACACGCTCGAGCGCTGGAAGCAGAGCGCGGCGGCGCACCGAGGCTGA